In Argonema galeatum A003/A1, the DNA window CAAAGCTTACTTTGGTTAACATTTTTGGACAACTTGAAAGAGAGCGCCCTCACCAGTCGCCCAAATAGAATTACAACAGCCCACCAGGCTCTAGCTCAACGCCGATCTAGAGGTACTTCTCCAAAGTATTTGCCAGCGTAGTTTTGGGAACTGCGCCGACCACCATATCGACCCTCTGACCCGCTTTGAAAATCATCAGGGTGGGAATGCTGCGTATCCCGTACTGGCTGGCTACGTTAGGATTCTCATCGGTGTTGAGTTTGACAACCTTCACCTGACCTTCGTACTGCTGCGCTATTTCATCTACGACTGGCGCAACCATCCGGCAGGGACCGCACCAAGGAGCCCAAAAATCTACTAAAACCGGAACTTCACTTTCAAGTACTTCTTGCTTAAACGTAGCGTCTGTAACTTGTGCGGCTGCTGACATGCCTACAATTCCTTGTTTAAATATTGTCTTTATTTCCTTCGGAATTCTACCATAACAGAAAGAGATCTTCTTTCCGCCTTAAAGCATATACATATTTTAAGGGTTTCTGGTAATAAGGAACCGCCCGAACGTCAGTCCGGGCGGAGTGTGGTGTGAGGAGTGAACGGAAACATGCGTCTCCGCTATTCCTATTGTATGCCACAGATTCGCTTTTTCCAGGATTTAGCCGGGAGTCTTGGAAATTTACCAAAGTAAATTTGGTGAGTAAATTTACTTACCCATTCCCAGTTGCTGGGCTTTTTGGTAAACTTTACCTTCGGTTAACAGAGAGGGCGCGATCGCAACTTCGACTTGCTGCATCTCCTTGATATCCTTGGATCCCAAAGTGCCCATGCTAGTTTTTAATGCGCCTAGTAAGTTATGAGTGCCATCATCAAGTGCGGCTGGCCCTCGGAGGATTTGCTCCAGAGTGCCGGTGGTGCCGACGCGAATGCGAGTGCCGCGTGGTAGGACGGGGCTGGGAGTAGCCATGCCCCAATGATAACCGCGTCCGGGTGCTTCTTTGGCTCTGGCAAAGGGTGAGCCAATCATCACGCCGTCTGCGCCGCAAGCAATGCACTTGCAGATATCGCCGCCGGTAATTAAACCGCCATCAGCAATAACTGGCACGTAGTTACCAGTTTCCTGAAAATAATCATCCCGTGCGGC includes these proteins:
- the trxA gene encoding thioredoxin, with product MSAAAQVTDATFKQEVLESEVPVLVDFWAPWCGPCRMVAPVVDEIAQQYEGQVKVVKLNTDENPNVASQYGIRSIPTLMIFKAGQRVDMVVGAVPKTTLANTLEKYL